From the genome of Candidatus Polarisedimenticolaceae bacterium:
GAGGAAACGTCGGGTGTTGCCACCCGTAGAGGCTGCGCTGTCGGAGCATTCTCCAGAAGCCACCTCACGACGGTCGCTTCCTCATCCGAAATCGGACGCTGTTCTTTCTTCCTGTCTTCGTGCTTTTTCATGCAGCTTAACGCTAGCGGTAACGCGCGCGCCCGACGGCGAGGCGCGTACCGCAGTATGCACGCGCCGTGACGGCGGAGTGCGCCGCGTTCACCGCGTAGTTCGACTGCGAGCCACCGCGGCTCGACCGTTGGATCCTGCGGAGATCGTACAGGCGCTTGTTTCGAACGACGTAGAGCAAGTCGAAGCCCTGCTCCGTAGCCCGATGGCCTCGTGCGAATCCCAATGTCGACCCCGCAATGCGCGCTGCTGACGAATCGCTGGACCATGCGACGTTGATCGAGGGGCCCGACCCAACATGAACTTCCCATAGCGAGAACAAGGGTCGCGATTCTCCAGTCGATCGATTGCGGACCTCTACCCCACAGAAGCCCGTTTGCTCATGGAGGAACCAGGACCGCTCCTCGAACAGGTCGATCTCGTAGCTCCCATCTGGTGCGGCACTTTTGTGCGACCAGAGATCATCGGTGAAAGGCGCTTGCAAGAGAGCAGCGATGGGTTCGTGCTGGAGGATTGCGCTTGGAGCCTGATCCGCGGGTGGAACAAGTTCGTGGACCCGAGATGGGCATCCTATGCCAGCCACGAGGAGCAGTGTGATCGGCATTCCCCTTTTCATGGTCTTATCGAGCAGTCGAACGTAGCGCTAACCCGCGCGCGCGCCGAGCGGCACGGGCGCTTGCCGCTCTTTGCAAGCGCCGTGACGCGAGAGTGCGCGGCGGGTTGAGCGCACTGTTGGACAGCAAGCCCCTCACGTTCACTTCCGAGCCGCGTGCCCACCTGCGGTGACCGCGCGACGTGGTTGACTGCGGGAAAGTGTACGCCGCTTTCCGTGGCAACCAGCGGAGCAAAGGAGTTGGGCATTGCGACGGCACCGCGCCGGGAGGTACGTGCACGAAGCCAGGCGATAGCTGGGCCACCTGCCCGCGACCCTTCAAGTGCGGCGATGCTGGCCCGGCTGCCGAGTGGCACCCTCTCCTGGGCGAGCGTGGTTCGGCCGCGGCAGCGACCAGAAGACCCGGCGCGTTGAAAGCTGGAGGCCGGCGCGAGACCTGCGATGCGGGGGCCAAGAAGACCAGAGCTGAGCCAAACCGAAGGCGCAGTGTGAGCGATTCTTCCGGGAGCCTGTTGTGTGTAGTTAACCCTTCCAGTTCTGGTCGTCTGTCCAACGTTCGCGGTAACGCGCGCGCCCGACGGCGCGGCGCGTGCCGCAGTATGCACGCGCCGTGACGACGGAGTGCGGCGCGTTGACCGCGTTGTTGGGCCGCATGGCTAGTTCAGTCGGGCCATTGGGAGGCACACGCTTCGCCCTCTTTGGGACTCAGCATGGAGCGTACTTCGACGATACGAGCTTTCGTCAGCCTTGTGCGTTCAGTGAGGAAACACATTGGATAGACACTCCCGTACTCGCCTCGGTCGGGATGCGGCCATTCAGCCAGAAGTTGCGCGTCCCGGTACTTGACCCATGCGTCCTGAGCGGACCGCAGCTTCGTAAGTGAATCGGCCTTCCCCGACCCTTTCGCCTCAAGAGCTTTCAGGAGCGACGTGAGCTGGGCCTCCGCGGCCTTGAGATCTTTGTCAGCTGCCTCATGCAGGCCGACTTGCGTCAGTGAGTACGGTACGTCGCGCACGGATGCGGCGCCGAGAACTGCCGCCGTTACAACCAGACGTCCCAAGATTCTCTTCATGCAGTTCTCATGACGGCCCAACGTAGCGCTAACCCGCGCGCGCGCCGAGCGGCACGTGCGCTTGCCGCTTTTTGCAAGCGCCGTGACGCGAGAGTGCGCGGCGGGTTGAGCGCACTGTTGGACAGCAAGCCCTTCACGTTCACTTCCGAGCCGCGTGCCCACCTGCGGTGACCGCGCGACGTGGTTGACTGCCCGTAAGTTTACGCCGTCTCGCGTGGCAACCAGCGGAGCAAAGGAGTTGGGCATTGCGACGGCACCGCGCCGGGAGGTACGTGCACGAAGCCAGGCGATAGCTGGGCCACTTGCCGGCGACCCTTCAAGTGCGGCGATGCTGGCCCGGCTGCCGAGTGGCACCCTCTCCTGAGCGAGCGTGGTTCGGCCGCGGCAGCGACCGCCAAACCCGGTGCGTTGAGAGCCGGATGCCAGCGCGAGACCCGCGATGCGGGGGCCAGGAAGACCGAAGTTGGACTGAACCGAAGGCCCAGTGTGAGCGATTCGTCCGGGAGCCTGTTGTGTGTAGTTAACCCTTCAAGTTCTGGTCGTCTGTCCAACAAGAAATGGACAGGTCTCGGTATCTGTTCGCACCGCGATATCGCGCAGCGATATCGCGGTCGCAAATTCTTTGAGTCGTCTGCATCGTGCTCTCCTGTCGGCGCTTCGGAGCCGGCGCGATGGTCGATGTCTTTGTTATACCGCGAAATGCGGTCTCGGTAGCATGGTTAGCGGTCAGCGATGCGGTCAAAGGGACTTCGGATGCCGAGCCCTCCGGGACGCTGGAGTACGTGCGTATAGATCATCGTCGTCGCGACCTCGCGGTGACCGAGCAGTTCTTGGACCGTTCGGATGTCGTGCCCGTCTTCCAGGAGATGCGTCGCGAAAGAGTGCCGGAGGGTGTGGGGCGTCGCGTGCTTGGCGATCCGGGCGAGGCGGCAGGCGTCGTGAAATGCCTTCTGGAGAACCGATTCGTGGAGGTGGTGCCGTCGCACGTGACCCGTCTCGGCATCGGTGTAGTGACGCGTCGCGGGAAAGACCCATTGCCAGCTCCACTGGCGGCTAGCGTTCGGGTACTTGCGGACGAGAGCGGTCGGCAGCTCGACGTGGCCGGCACCGGAGTGAAGGTCGGCCTGGTGCTGCTCGAATGCCGCTGCGACTTGCTCCTTGAGCCGAGATTCGAGTCGCGCCGGAAGCATCGTGCGGCGGTCGCGGCCGCCTTTGCCTCGGCGGACCATGATCTCGTGACGCGCGAAGTCGACGTCCTGGATGCGGAGGCGGCAGCATTCGAGGAGACGCATGCCGGAGCCGTAGAGCATGCCGGCCATGAGCGCGGTGGGGCCGGACATCTTCTCGAGGACCTCGCGAACTTCGTCGCGTGACAAGACGACGGGAAGATGGAGCGGGCGCTTCGCGCGCACGATGTCCGAGAGCCATGGGAGATCCATCTCGAGCACTTCGCGATAGAGGAAGAGGATCGCGGCGAGTGCTTGGTTCTGCGTCGACGGCGCGACGTGCCGGTCGACGGCGAGCGACGTCAAGAATTGAGTGACTTCGCCCGGGCCGAGCTCGATCGGGTGGCGCTTTCCGCTCGCGATGATGAAACGCTTGATCCATCCGACGTAGGCGCGCTCGGTGCGGCGGCTGAAGTGGCGTGCGCGCACGGCCTCCCGCACCTGTTCGAGCAGTCTGGGACGGCGCGGCTCGACGAGTCCTGACACGGGCTCCTCCCTTGGGCGGCCGATGCTCGGCCGGATGTGCGGGGAGCCGCGACGTCGTGAGGCCCGACCTACATCAACGCCCAGATCCCCATCGCCGCGAGGCCGCCCGCCAACGTATTGGCGAAGTTGACGACCTCGTTGTCCACGGCTTTGACGCGTTCGAGGGTTGCGCCGAGGTAACTCTCCAGCGTGGTGCCGATGAAGGCGGCGGCGACGACGATCGCGGCGCCGGTCGGGGCGAGGAGGCCGGTGGCGAGGGCGGCGGCGGCGACGACGGCCGAGGCCGCGATGCCGGCCAGGGTGCCTTCGAGCGAGACGGCCCCGTCGGTGCCGGGCGGCACGCGTTTGAAGCTGGTGATCAGGTAGGTCGTGCGGCCGAACGCCTGGCCGATCTCGCTCGAGACGGTGTCGGCGGCGGCGGTCGCGAAGGCGGCGCACAGGGCGACGGTGAAGAGCGCGGGCCACGGCGTCGCGACGGCCAGGAAGGCGAAGACGACGCCGGCGGTCGTGTTGGCGAACGCGTTCTTGGCGCCGCGGCGGCCGCCGCGCTCCTGCGCGATACCGAGCGCCGCCTTCTTCGCGTAGCCGATCTTCGTGCAGGCGGTGCCGAGGACGAAGAAGACGAAGAGCAGGAGGAACGCCCGCCATCCGCCGAAGGCGTAGAGGGCCGTGCCGAGGCACCAGCCGGAGATCGCGCCGGACAGTCCGACGCCGCGCGCGGCGAAGGCGCCGACGGCGAGCGCGAGGTTGATCGCGCCGCCGATCAAGGCTTGCTGCGCGATCGACGGCCACGCGGCGAGGAGCAGCTCGGGATCGACGACGGTCGCCGTGTAGAGCGCCGCGCCGCCGACGAGCGGGACGAGGATGTTGTCGTCGATGCCGGTGGGGAGCGACTCGGCGAACGCCGCCAGCAGCGTCGCCGCGAAGCAGCCGCCGAGGAGGACGTTCGACGAGAAGAACGGGCCGTGCGCGCCGACCTCGAGGAACGACGGGCCGATCCACGTGACGGGCGCTTCGAGCGCGCCGATCTGCACCCAGCGGATCAGGAATGCCGCGGCGGCGGTGCCCCAGCCGACGAAGGCGAGGAAGCCGGACCACGTCTTGCCCGGGTTCCACGGAAGCTTGGGGCCGCGCGCGGTGACGCCGACGACGCTCGCCATGCCGTCGCCGAAGGCGATGAGACCCCACGTCGCGGCGGCCAGCTCGAGGCGGTTCCGGAACACGACGAGGAGCGCGAGCACGGCCGCTGGATACAGGACGATGCCGAGCGAGAAGCCGGCGTCGCGCTCGCTCTCTCGGAGAAGACTCTTGCGCGTGAGCCGGTGGAGCACCGCGAGGTTGAAGAGCAGCGCGACGCCCGCGCAGATCATCGCCTGCCACGGCGCAAGCCAGCGCAGTGCGAGAGCGAAGCCGCCCATGCCGACGTGAACGCTCTTCCTGAGCAGCTCGCCGCGGACGCTGTTCAAGGAGCTGCCTGCGGCGCGCGCGTGCCGGTCGCGGCGGGGGGCAGCAGGCCGCGGCCGCGGAGCCACGCGACGGTCTTGGCGATCCCCTCCTCGAGCGGGGTGATCGTGTAGCCGAGGTCGCGGCGGGCGCGGTCGCTCGCGTACGCCCACTCCCTTGCATAGATGCGGACGATCTCGTCGGTCAGCTCGGGCGGTGTGCCGAGCAGCTCGGCGCGCCAGCGCTGGAGCTTGCCGATCATGCCGGCGACGGCGTACGGGATCTTCAGCTTCGGCGGGGCGATGCCGGTCTCCTTCTCGAACGCGGCGAAGAGATCGACGAGCGTGCGGTTGTCGCCGCCGAGGATGTAGGCGCTGCCATCCTTCGCGCGCTCGAGCGCGGCGAGGAAGCCGTTCGTGACGTCGTCGACGAAGGCGAGCGACATGCGGCGGTCCCCCGCCCCGAGCATGCCGGGGAGCTTCCCGCGTGCGTGGAGGAGCAGGTTCTCTACGACATGGTTGCCGGCAGTCAACGTACCGGGGCCGTAGGTGACGCCTGGGTAGAGACGGACGAGGCGCGCGCCGTTCGCCGCCGCCTTGCGGGCGAGCGTGTCGGCGGCCCACTTCGTGCGCTCGTAGTCGTTGTGGGCGAAGTCGGTCGCGCGCGGCGTCTCCTCGTCGAATGTCGTGCCGTCGGTGGGGCCGAGCGCAATGAAGGAAGATGTATAGACGACGCGTGCGGACGCCTCCTCGGCGATCGCGAGCACGTTCTCGAGGCCGCCGACGTTGACCCTGTCGAAGACCGACCGGTCCTTCGCCCACGGCTTCACCATCGCGGCGCAGTGGACGATCGCGGCGCGATCCTCCATCGCGCGGCGCAGGGACGCCGGGTCGGTGACGTCGCCGGTGGCGACCGTCGCGGCCCGTGGCTTGTCGGCCCACGCGCTACCCTCGCGCACGAGGCCGCGCACGTCGTGCCCCGCGCTCGCGAGCCGCTGCGCGACGCATCCGCCGAGGAACCCGGTGACGCCGGTGATGAGGAGCTTCAACGAAGACTCCCGAGGTATCTCACCAGTGCATCCTTCCACGGCGGGAGCCGGTGCCCAAGAAGAGAATGCAGCTTGTCCGTGCCGAGGACGGAGTACGCGGGGCGGCGGAGGTCACCGTCGCGCGGCGGGCGCGTGCGCAGCTCGACCTTCTCGCCGAGGCCGGCCACCTCGACCACCGCGCGCGCCAGGTCGAGGCGGCTCACGCCGCCGTCGTTCACGGCGTGCACGATGCCGGAGACACCCTTGTCCATGAGATCGAGCAGGACCGGCGCGAGGTCGACGGCGTACGTCGGCGACGACACGGGAAGCTCGACGACCTCGAGGGCGCCCTCGCCCTTCGCGCGCGCGGCGGCGAGGATCTTGTCGACGTACGCCGGGCGCTCGGGGAGGCCGTACAGCGTCGACACGCGGACGATGAGCGCCTTGGGGTTCGCCGCCGTGACGCCGCGCTCGCCGTCGAGCTTCGACACGCCGTAGAACTGGAGCGGGTTCACCGCGTCTTCCTCGCGGTACGGCGCGTCCTGCTCGCCGTCGAAGACGTAGTCGGTCGAGATGTGGACGAGCGGGATCTCGACCGCCGCGCAGTACTCGGCGATCGCGTGCGGTGTCTCGGCGTTCAGGCGCTGGGCTCGGACGCGGTGCTCGGGGCGCTCGGCGGCGTCGACGTCGGTGAACCCCGCGACATTGATCACGCCGGAGATCTTCATGGAGAAGCGCCACTGCCAGATCGAGTAGTGATCGAACAGGTCGAGCGCGACGTGCGACGGCGCGTCGTGGGCGATCCCGCGCCGGTCCAGCTCCGCGGTGACCGCGCGGCCGAGGCGTCCGGTCGCGCCGAGGACGAGGAGGGGGCGCTTCACTGATTCGCCTGGTTGAAGTCGAACAGCTTGCCGATCCCACGCAGGTCGACGGCGAAGCGGAACTCCTTGCGGGGCGCGGTCGTGTAGTTGTACTGGAGGTACTCGGCGAGGAAGCCGCAGCACTGCGTGTAGTACTCCATGCGCCAGCGCTGATAAGGAAGCTTCTTCTCGCCCGGCTGCGGCGTGACGTTGTAGGTCGCGTCCATGCCGAGGCGGATCCGCTCGAGGAGCGGGCCGAAGTCGCCCTGGAAGCGGAGCTGAGTCGCGTCCTTCTTCGGGACGTAGATCGTCACATACGGGCACGTCGTCGGATCGATGTTCGTGCAGTTCGGGTCGCGAATCGATGTGGGCTGCAGCCCGAGCCCGGGGTGGTAGACCGCCGAGAAGAGGCCGCGCGCGAGCCGCTCGCGGAAGTTGCCGGAGACGGCGATCTCGCTGACGTTCTCGAAGAGGACGTCGTAGCGCGTCGACAGGCTGAAGTTGGCGTAGGTCTTCGGGTTGTAGCGCCCGGTCAGCGTCACCGCCGAGAACTTCGACATGTCGTCGATCTTGCCGTCGCCGTTCCGGTCGATCGTCGAGCCGTTCGAGTTCAGCGAGTAGGTCTGCAGCAGGTCGAGGCTCGCGATCTCGACCGGCTCGAGCGGCGCGGGCGGCTGACCCTCGGCCGGGGTCGTCCCGGGCGCCACCGCCTCCGCCGGCTGCTCGGGCGGCGTCGCCTCGGCGACCTCGCGGAGCTTTCCCGACTCCCCTTCCGGGGCGAGGATCTTCTCGCCGGTGAGGCCCGGCGCCTCGGGACCGGCGCGCGGCCGCTGTGCGATGAAGCGCGAGGTGAGGCCGTACGAGAGGGAGTTCGCGGTGATGCCGAATGCGTCGACGTCGTCGTAGACGATGACGTCGGAGGTCTTGTCGAACGATTGCTGGTACGTGTAGAGCAGGCGCGGCTCGATCGTGTTCTTGAGCTTCTTCTTCGTCTTGTTCCCGTCCTTGTCGGGCTTCCCGTCCTTCTCGAAGATCTTGTAGAGCTTCGGGCCGCGGATGTCGAGCGACGCGCCGAACAGGTTCCGCCAGAGCCCTTGCGAGAGGATCGTCGGGTTGGGAAGGACCCCGGTGGTCGGATCGGCCGGCCCCTGGTCCTGCTGCTTCGTCCAGTAGGTCGAGCGGTAGGTGACCGCCGGCGTGACGTCGAGCCACGGGGTCGGCGACCACGGTAGCGAGATCGTCGGGCTGACGTCGCCGCGCATGTAGTCGGTCTCGAGGCGCGCCCCCTTCTGGCGGATGTTGTCGAACGAGCTGACGAAGCTCAGGAAGAACGGCGACTTGCCGAGACGCGTGCTGCGGCCGCGCCACTGGATCTCGGGGAGGGTCGACTGGGTGAGCGTCGACTGCTGGGTCACGAGGTTGCCCGACGCATCCACGAACGTCGTGGGGGGGAAGAGCTGCTCGCGGTACTGCTCCTGGATGAGGAGCGAGGTCCACTTGCCGCTCTTCGTGAAGCTGACGCGGCCGAGGATCGTCGGCGTCGACGAGTAGGTCAGGTTGCGCACGAAGTCGGTGTAGTAGTTGAAGTCGCTGACGACGTCGATGTCGGAGACCATGCGGAAGCCGTTCAGGAACGTCTGGGTCTGCTTGAAGAGCGCCCGGTAGCGGCCGATGAAGGGTACCGGGTCGGGGACACCCGCGCTGTTCACGTTCTCCTCGCCGCTCACGCGGTCCCAGACGTAGTTGACCGTCGCCTCCATGTAGCCGTCGCGGTTCGGGACGACGCGCAGCTTCGCGCCCAGGCCCAGCCCGCCGATCGAGTACCACTGCGGGTCGAAGGTGACGTCGGCGCTCGGACCCAAGGGAACGAACACCGGGATCGAGAGGAGACGGCCGCGGGTCGTCGCGGTGCCGAACTCGGGAAAGAGGAGGCCCGGGGCGCGGTCGCGCTTCACCGGCCACATCAGCCACGGCAGGTAGAAGAACGGCACCTTGCCGACCGCGGGGCGAAGGTTGAAGAGATGGGCGTAGCCGTTGATCTTGATCTTCGCCTTCGTCACGTGGAACGACCAGTACGGGACCGGCTGGGTGCAGGTCGTCACCTGGGCGTGGTGGAGGACGACGTGGTCCTCGCCGATCGTGTCGACCTGGCGCGCCTCGAAGTAGAACTCGGGGTCGACCTGGCCGATGGCGTTCTCGATGACCCCCCTCGTGATGCGCTTCTGGGGATCGGGATCGTCCTTGATCCCCATGTCGTAGACCATCCGCGTGCCCGAGATGCGGTTCCCGTCCCAGACGATGAGGACGTTCCCCTCCGCCTCGACGATGTGACGCTCGCGGAAGGTGACGCGGTCGGCCTGGATGCGTCCGCCGCCCGACTCGATCGTCACCTCCCCTTCCGCGACGATGGTCCCGTCCTTCGCGTCCTGGCGGATCGTCAGGGCGGAGAGGCTGACGCCGGACGGGAGGCCGACCGCCTGCGTCTTGTCGGCGGTCCCCTTCATCGAGTCGGCGGGCGCCGGGCGCGCGGGCTTCGGGGTCTTCGCCGCGAGCGCGGCTTCCGTCGCGCCGAGGAGAACGAAGAGCACGATGAGGGCGTGAAGGCGCGGCGGCATAGGCGGGCCGCAGCGATCTTAGATCAGAACTGATCCAGGTACGAGATGAACGCACCCTCGGCGGTGTCGAGCGCGTCGGGCATCGTTAAGCTCTCGGGCGGGCGAATCATCGGGATCGCGCGCAGGCGCGGCTGCAGGCGCAGGCGCCAGCTCGGCACGAGCGGCCACCACGAGCGCGGGATCCACCCCCACACCGTCCGCGCCCCCGTGAGGTAGGCGTCTTCGGCACCCGCGGCGAGGATCCGCGCGAGGGTCGCGTCGCTGCCGTCGAACGCGGCGGCCTCGCGCAGGTTCCACTCGCCGGGGCCCAGGACGGCGACGAGGTAGCCGGCCGGGGCGCCGCCCTCCTCCGCGATCATGAAGCGCCGCTCGAGCCCCGACCCGTCGACGCGGCGGAAGAACGCCTCCGCGCGGAGGAGCAGGAACTCCCAGTGCGCGCGATCGCGGATGATCGCGATCGGACGGCCGTCACAGAACCGCGCGTGGGCCTCGCCGACGCGGTCGAGATCGGCCTGCGTCATCGTGCGGAGGCGCACCCGATGCTTCGGCTGCGCCGGAGGCGCCGCCAGCGTGCCGACGGCGTCCTCGCACGGGAGCGCCGCGAAGCCGAAGCCGGCGTAGTAGCCGACGCCGATGTCGGTGAAGAGGAACGCCGGCTCCGCGTCCGCGCCCGGCTCCTCGGCGAGAACGGCGCGGATGAGGTCCGCCGCGTAGCCGCGCCCGCGCAGCAGGCGCGGGGTGAAGACGGCCCCGATCGCGCGCGAGCGGAAGACCGACTCCCCGAGGCGGAGCTGCGGCCGGTACAGCTTGAGACTCGAG
Proteins encoded in this window:
- a CDS encoding lysozyme inhibitor LprI family protein; translation: MKRILGRLVVTAAVLGAASVRDVPYSLTQVGLHEAADKDLKAAEAQLTSLLKALEAKGSGKADSLTKLRSAQDAWVKYRDAQLLAEWPHPDRGEYGSVYPMCFLTERTRLTKARIVEVRSMLSPKEGEACASQWPD
- a CDS encoding integron integrase, with the translated sequence MSGLVEPRRPRLLEQVREAVRARHFSRRTERAYVGWIKRFIIASGKRHPIELGPGEVTQFLTSLAVDRHVAPSTQNQALAAILFLYREVLEMDLPWLSDIVRAKRPLHLPVVLSRDEVREVLEKMSGPTALMAGMLYGSGMRLLECCRLRIQDVDFARHEIMVRRGKGGRDRRTMLPARLESRLKEQVAAAFEQHQADLHSGAGHVELPTALVRKYPNASRQWSWQWVFPATRHYTDAETGHVRRHHLHESVLQKAFHDACRLARIAKHATPHTLRHSFATHLLEDGHDIRTVQELLGHREVATTMIYTHVLQRPGGLGIRSPFDRIADR
- a CDS encoding DUF92 domain-containing protein — its product is MNSVRGELLRKSVHVGMGGFALALRWLAPWQAMICAGVALLFNLAVLHRLTRKSLLRESERDAGFSLGIVLYPAAVLALLVVFRNRLELAAATWGLIAFGDGMASVVGVTARGPKLPWNPGKTWSGFLAFVGWGTAAAAFLIRWVQIGALEAPVTWIGPSFLEVGAHGPFFSSNVLLGGCFAATLLAAFAESLPTGIDDNILVPLVGGAALYTATVVDPELLLAAWPSIAQQALIGGAINLALAVGAFAARGVGLSGAISGWCLGTALYAFGGWRAFLLLFVFFVLGTACTKIGYAKKAALGIAQERGGRRGAKNAFANTTAGVVFAFLAVATPWPALFTVALCAAFATAAADTVSSEIGQAFGRTTYLITSFKRVPPGTDGAVSLEGTLAGIAASAVVAAAALATGLLAPTGAAIVVAAAFIGTTLESYLGATLERVKAVDNEVVNFANTLAGGLAAMGIWALM
- a CDS encoding NAD-dependent epimerase/dehydratase family protein; the protein is MKLLITGVTGFLGGCVAQRLASAGHDVRGLVREGSAWADKPRAATVATGDVTDPASLRRAMEDRAAIVHCAAMVKPWAKDRSVFDRVNVGGLENVLAIAEEASARVVYTSSFIALGPTDGTTFDEETPRATDFAHNDYERTKWAADTLARKAAANGARLVRLYPGVTYGPGTLTAGNHVVENLLLHARGKLPGMLGAGDRRMSLAFVDDVTNGFLAALERAKDGSAYILGGDNRTLVDLFAAFEKETGIAPPKLKIPYAVAGMIGKLQRWRAELLGTPPELTDEIVRIYAREWAYASDRARRDLGYTITPLEEGIAKTVAWLRGRGLLPPAATGTRAPQAAP
- a CDS encoding NAD(P)-dependent oxidoreductase, whose amino-acid sequence is MKRPLLVLGATGRLGRAVTAELDRRGIAHDAPSHVALDLFDHYSIWQWRFSMKISGVINVAGFTDVDAAERPEHRVRAQRLNAETPHAIAEYCAAVEIPLVHISTDYVFDGEQDAPYREEDAVNPLQFYGVSKLDGERGVTAANPKALIVRVSTLYGLPERPAYVDKILAAARAKGEGALEVVELPVSSPTYAVDLAPVLLDLMDKGVSGIVHAVNDGGVSRLDLARAVVEVAGLGEKVELRTRPPRDGDLRRPAYSVLGTDKLHSLLGHRLPPWKDALVRYLGSLR
- the lptD gene encoding LPS assembly protein LptD — protein: MPPRLHALIVLFVLLGATEAALAAKTPKPARPAPADSMKGTADKTQAVGLPSGVSLSALTIRQDAKDGTIVAEGEVTIESGGGRIQADRVTFRERHIVEAEGNVLIVWDGNRISGTRMVYDMGIKDDPDPQKRITRGVIENAIGQVDPEFYFEARQVDTIGEDHVVLHHAQVTTCTQPVPYWSFHVTKAKIKINGYAHLFNLRPAVGKVPFFYLPWLMWPVKRDRAPGLLFPEFGTATTRGRLLSIPVFVPLGPSADVTFDPQWYSIGGLGLGAKLRVVPNRDGYMEATVNYVWDRVSGEENVNSAGVPDPVPFIGRYRALFKQTQTFLNGFRMVSDIDVVSDFNYYTDFVRNLTYSSTPTILGRVSFTKSGKWTSLLIQEQYREQLFPPTTFVDASGNLVTQQSTLTQSTLPEIQWRGRSTRLGKSPFFLSFVSSFDNIRQKGARLETDYMRGDVSPTISLPWSPTPWLDVTPAVTYRSTYWTKQQDQGPADPTTGVLPNPTILSQGLWRNLFGASLDIRGPKLYKIFEKDGKPDKDGNKTKKKLKNTIEPRLLYTYQQSFDKTSDVIVYDDVDAFGITANSLSYGLTSRFIAQRPRAGPEAPGLTGEKILAPEGESGKLREVAEATPPEQPAEAVAPGTTPAEGQPPAPLEPVEIASLDLLQTYSLNSNGSTIDRNGDGKIDDMSKFSAVTLTGRYNPKTYANFSLSTRYDVLFENVSEIAVSGNFRERLARGLFSAVYHPGLGLQPTSIRDPNCTNIDPTTCPYVTIYVPKKDATQLRFQGDFGPLLERIRLGMDATYNVTPQPGEKKLPYQRWRMEYYTQCCGFLAEYLQYNYTTAPRKEFRFAVDLRGIGKLFDFNQANQ
- a CDS encoding GNAT family N-acetyltransferase yields the protein MPHAVIPSREQVRAVLKESHALWGAGLSLAAYVDMWEELAESSWARSCYAWRAWVDGDGRVLSSLKLYRPQLRLGESVFRSRAIGAVFTPRLLRGRGYAADLIRAVLAEEPGADAEPAFLFTDIGVGYYAGFGFAALPCEDAVGTLAAPPAQPKHRVRLRTMTQADLDRVGEAHARFCDGRPIAIIRDRAHWEFLLLRAEAFFRRVDGSGLERRFMIAEEGGAPAGYLVAVLGPGEWNLREAAAFDGSDATLARILAAGAEDAYLTGARTVWGWIPRSWWPLVPSWRLRLQPRLRAIPMIRPPESLTMPDALDTAEGAFISYLDQF